Proteins encoded together in one Mercenaria mercenaria strain notata chromosome 18, MADL_Memer_1, whole genome shotgun sequence window:
- the LOC128550438 gene encoding neurofilament heavy polypeptide-like produces the protein MFGRKPKLPIDALFQLEQEDSMSTNYVKDLQNKLETSREIANRSLEKARNKQKHQFDKKAKAVQINIGDTVLVKILAFDGKHKIADRFEEEVYQVVEQPSKEIPVFIVKAPDGKVRRLHRNHLLPVKMDREIPDIRPDPNLQNKTSEDTEGIARRKEIASKSESAKDTEQKHKETDSESDVEVVYTSSRKRLTGQPRSKHIEKEIDGASGRQEDKTEEKTDTGMYTLKKFQRRDKKVEVLSVDTEVDEPSEDDVALVEESSEEELEEVEEGKRPREYLVHETDEEDRPPPRPPPKRKPNKEQVKRSPRRSSRPKKEPIWYKDYQVGQKKLQRDSCQLQQLLDLHTQQAKVTAELLSKLNM, from the coding sequence ATGTTTGGAAGAAAGCCAAAACTACCAATAGACGCCCTCTTCCAGTTAGAACAAGAAGACAGTATGAGTACAAATTATGTAAAAGATCTTCAGAATAAATTAGAAACATCAAGAGAAATTGCCAACAGATCTTTAGAAAAGGCCAGAAACAAGCAAAAACATCAGTTTGACAAGAAGGCAAAAGCTGTACAAATAAATATAGGAGATACAGTCTTAGTGAAAATCCTTGCGTTTGATGGTAAGCACAAGATTGCAGATCGCTTTGAGGAGGAAGTATATCAGGTGGTGGAACAACCAAGTAAAGAGATACCggtttttattgtaaaagcacCAGACGGGAAAGTCAGAAGACTACATAGAAACCACTTATTACCTGTAAAGATGGATAGAGAGATACCAGATATAAGACCAGATCCAAACTTACAGAATAAAACATCGGAAGATACAGAAGGTATTGCTAGACGCAAAGAGATAGCTAGTAAATCTGAATCTGCTAAAGATACAGAACAGAAACACAAAGAGACAGATAGTGAATCTGATGTAGAAGTTGTATACACAAGTTCTAGAAAGAGACTGACCGGTCAGCCCAGAAGTAAACATATAGAGAAAGAAATAGACGGAGCATCAGGTAGGCAAGAAgacaaaacagaagaaaaaactgATACAGGTATGTATACTTTAAAAAAGTTTCAGAGAAGGGATAAGAAGGTTGAAGTACTTTCTGTAGATACAGAAGTAGACGAACCTTCAGAAGATGATGTTGCTTTAGTAGAAGAGTCTTCAGAAGAAGAATTAGAAGAAGTGGAGGAAGGAAAAAGACCAAGAGAATATCTGGTACATGAGACTGATGAAGAAGATAGGCCACCGCCTAGACCACCTCCTAAAAGAAAACCAAACAAGGAACAGGTTAAAAGATCACCAAGAAGATCTTCAAGACCTAAGAAAGAACCCATTTGGTATAAGGACTATCAGGTTGGACAGAAAAAGCTGCAGAGAGACAGCTGTCAATTACAACAACTTTTAGACTTGCATACACAGCAGGCAAAAGTAACTGCAGAACTTTTAAGCAAATTGAATATGtga